Genomic DNA from Vibrio vulnificus CMCP6:
ACCTGCGGAACCATGCAGGAATGGCGAAGCGCGCAGGACTACACGTTAGAGGAAATCCAAGCAAGCTTAGATTGGGCCATTGCACAGCATGCTTCTTCGCTTAATCTTAAATCGAAACCGATCCCAGAGGAGTATCGCCCGCTGCTGGACAACGCGTTGAGCAAGTTAGGTTACCGATTGAGAATCAAAAGTTTGTCTCACCAGCAACAACTCAGTGCGGGCAGCACTTGGGTTATTGAAACCTTGTTCAGTAATGATGGCGTCGCACCGCCCTATATTCACCGTAACTTAGCGTATCGTCTACGTAACAGTGAAGGAGAAACCGTGTTTTCAGCGATATCTAAGTATGACGTGAATGAATGGTTACCCGGAGAGCACGCGACAAGAACCAGCTTAACGTTGCCAGACGCTCTTACGCGAGGAGATTATGCTGTTGAAGTGGCATTGATTGATAGCCATGGTGAGCTACCGCTGAACTTGGCTAATGATGGCAAACAAGCCTCTGGTTGGTATCGACTTTCTCAGTTGAGCATTCAATAACGCCTTTCAGCAAAAAACACCTCAAACGGCACCGAGCCTTTTGGTTTTTTTTATTTGCTTTGCGTTTAACAGTGCGCAGTTTGCAATTGATAGGTGACATCACCTCCCGCACTGGCGGGGTAAAACACTTCAACGTAGCACAGATGGGTAGGACCAACAGGCTTGTTCGCAAACCCAATTAAAAAATAGGGTTCGGCCGGGTTATCCACACCATACCATTTATTGATGGTGAGTTTAGGGTCGAGCCCGGCAAGATCTTGTGCCGGAATGACGTATTTGATCAGGCCAAAATAGCCAATGAGATCGGGATGACCATCACCGTCCAGATCGATATTCGGAGCCAACTGCGCATTGACGGACTCTTGGTTTTGCAAAATGGCTTTGGTGTAGACTTGCGTATTGGCCGTTTCTAGTGCCGTTCTCGCGCCTTGGAGCACCGCAATACGAGCGTCCGTCTGAATATCCAGAAATCGCGCTGCTGCGGTAACGGCAATAATACCAATGATAACCAGCGTGACCACCAGTTCGATGAGAGTAAAGCCTTTCGCTTTGGCCATAAGTCGTCCTAAAAAAGTATCGAAATATGAGTGTAAGACCAGATTAATCAACATCACGTTTCATATCTGAGAAAAACCACACTTGAATCAACAACATTTTTAGAACGTGAATCAAAGCTTTTCTTTTGCGGTTTTAATTGATGCTTAAGTGATTAAAAAGTGAATTTGGGCACAAAAATAACCATTTAGTATTATGTGAAATTTAGACTATGCTTATATGAGTCCTGTTTCATTTGGTTGGCGAGTATGTTAGTTCGGTTCCGAGCAAGTTTGTTTGTCACACTACTGTTAGTCATGGTGGGGGCTGTTGTTTGGTTGAGCAGTCAAAAGCCTCTTTATGACTCTGATTCGGTGATCACCATCGCGGTGTCTCAAACGCCACTTTCCGCCCCGTTTATTATTGCCAAAGAGCTTGGTTATCTCGACTCTGAAACCCTACGCGTTGATATATTGCCTTGTTATGGTGGGGTGAAATGTGCTCAGCTGATGTTTAATGGTGAGGTTCAATATGCGACAGCGTCGGAATCGGTAGTCATGTTTTCCAGCTTTGAGCGAAATGATTTTGCTGTGTTGGCGAGCTTTGTGGAGTCAGACAATGATTTAAAGTTACTCACTCTCAAAGAAAATGATATCGAACAAATTAGTCAACTCGATGGTAAGAAGGTCGGCGTTATCAAAGCCAGTTCCAGTGAGTATTATCTTGATGCGTTGATCAAATCGAGCGTTACGCCAGATATTTTCATAGAAAAGCATTACCTTCCCCCCAACGAAATGAGTATTGCGTTACTGGATCATCAAGTGGACGCGATCTCTATTTGGGAGCCCTACGGCTACCAGCTACAAAATGAAAAGTCTCATCAGATTCACGATTTGAGTATTCGTGGTATCTACCATCTTTCTTTTAACCTTATGGCATTAAAGTCTACGTTGGAATCCGCACCTCAAGAGAACAAGCAAGTGCTGGTAGCCTTAGACCGAGCGCTAGAGTGGATGCATGAACATCCCATAGAGACGCAGAAGATCGTCGCACGTTATTTGGATATTCCGATTGGGCAGTTGTCTTGGACTTGGGATGACTACGCATTTCGCTTGGTGTTGAGTAATAGCTTGCTTTCAAACTTGCAGATCCAAGCTCGTTGGGCGCTAGAAAATGGATTGGTGGCGGGTGAGATGCCCGATTACCGAAAACTCATCGATCGAACACAGTTATGGCGTGCGATACAGCACTAAAAGGTGGCAAGGATGGGTTCATTAACGCAAAAACTGACGCTGCTCTTTTTCTCCACCTTGCTGGTGGTTGGGGTTGTCGCGCACTCTTTGCTTAACGTCTATGAAGAACAGAATAGCATCAGGCAAGAGATGGCGGTGATCAATCTTACTCAGTCAAACCTCGAACAATTGAGAAATCAGCTCTCTTTGTTTCTTCAGTACCAAGATGAGGAAAGCTACGATCAATTGTTTGTGGCACAACAGAAGTTATCAGAACACATTCAACAAACATCTGGCTTTCACCGCACCATGAGCAACTTGGAACGAATGTGCAAAACCTTTCAAGACTTGCTGATTCACGAGCGCTCACTCGGCAACGCCAATTATGCGGCAAAAGAGCTTTTGCACTCACGATATAACATGATTGTGCTGTCAATGGACGAAGAGCTCTCATTTCTACAAAGAAATGTGTTGGAAAAACGGCTTGGGCAGTTAACCAATGTCATCGTTAAAAGCGGCATCTCACTGGTGTGTTTTACTCTGCTGGTCAGTGTTGTGACTTTCCTGATCCTGAAACGTTTTAAAAAAGGTTGTTCAGTATTGCAATCGGGATTCAACCAACTAAGTCACGGTGATTTAGAAAGCCGCATCAGTAGCAAAGGGATAGATGAAGAGTTTGTGGTGGTTGCAGATCGCTTTAATTCGATGAAAACCTCACTCAGGCAGATCACCGTGACCAGAGAACAACTCGAGTTGGAAGTGCTGCGTCAAACGGCTGAGTTAAGAGCACAAAAAGAACAGTTGGTTTATCTTTCCGAGCGTGACCCCTTAACGGGTTTGAAGAACCGACGGGCATTTATGACCGCTTTAGAAGACGCAGCCATCAAAGCCAACCGAAGTGGGCTGAAAATGGCACTGTTGTTTATTGATCTCAATAAGTTTAAGGAAATTAACGACACTTACGGACATGATGCTGGCGATGAAATACTGTGTCGCGTAGCAGAGCGAATGGTTGATTGTTTTAGGCATTCGGACATCTTGGGCCGGCTAGGGGGAGATGAGTTTGTCGTCTGTCTCGATTTGTTGACGAGCTATGACGGTGTGATAAGTAAAGCGGAGCAGTTTGCTGAACAAATGAGTGCGCCAATTCTCTTTCATGGCCACCACTTGCAAGTAACGCCGAGTATTGGTATCAGTTGTTATCCTGATCAGAGCAGTTCAATATTGGAGCTGGTAAAGCTGGCAGACGAAGACATGTATCAGGCCAAAAACGCTAATGGTGACTTTGTTGTTAGCCGTTTTCTGGCACAAGCGCCTGATATGGCGTTACTTAAGGAGTTTAAATAAACAGTGGAAGTTGAAAGTGAGCGCCTCAGTATCCGTTGGCCTGAGATAAGTGATGCCTGGCCTTTGTACCAAGGTTATTTTTCCGATGTTGCGGCGTCTAAGTTCTTGGGCAGAGCCGCGCACCCGAATCCCGAAGTCACCTTAAGAAGCATCGAACTTTGGCGATCATTTAGGTATGACGCTCAGGCCGATACACGAGTGTTGAGCGTGGTGTTGAAAGCCAGCCTGCAACCCATTGGTATCATGGTGCTTAAGCGGGAAGGAACGGCAATAGAGATCCACTTTGGCCTCAACCGTACATACAGCGGTCAGGGGTACGCGACAGAAATGTGTCGAGCCATGGCGAAGGCATTACAAGCAAGCGGATACCACAAGGTTTGGAGCTATGCTCATATTGAGCACACGGCGAGTCTGCGTGTGTTAGAAAAGGCCGGCTTTCAACCCGCGAGGAGACTAAGGTCGTGGATGGTGTTCCCCAACCTTAGTAACGACAAGCAAGATTGCCTTGAAATGATTTATCAGGCTGACGCGCCCGCCCAATAATTTATTCTTCAATCTCACTTTGTACGCGGTTATCTCCCGTGCTAAAAGCGATAACCTGGCTAATTTCCGTGAGGCTGCGACCACTTTGCTGTTGCCAATGAGTAAAGGCCAGTGTTGCGGCTTCTAACGAACGCTTGGTTTCTTTTCCGCCTTCAATGATTTTATAGCTGCGCAAGTACGCCTCTACATCCCCAGACAAAATAAAGGTATCGACGCCAAGCTGACGCAGGCTGTAAGGGCCGGTGTTACCACCGAGTCGACTGCCGTGCTTTTTCAAAAACGCCCAGAGTCCGGTGATCTCTTCTTTCGGCCAGTTCGCCACCATTTGGCCAAATGAGCCGTATTGCAACCCCACTTCGTGCATCATTTGCGCATTCGCTTGAATGGATTTGACCTTGGCATGATGGCGAATAATGCGCGTATCCGCCGCTTTCAGATCCCACTGTTCATCAGAAAGCATCAACAAAGGCGCTACTTTAAAACCAAAGAAGACTTCTTCGAAATTTGGCCACTTGTTCCGCACGACTTTCCAAGATATGCCACTTTGGAAAATCTTCATACTGAAGGCAGATAACCAACGATCATCCGGAATAGCGGCAATTTGCGCTTGGGTGAGCGGTTTGGACAAAAGGGCTTCAAGCTTTGCTTCGCCCCCTTTGCGCTCGGCGGCTCGTTGATAGATGTCGTCAAATTTTTCTAGATTCACAATCTCAATCTCCCTTTCTATGCGCTTTTACCGAGGACTAACAAAGCCAAACGATATGTTGACTAACGAATGACATTTTAAAAGCAAGAGTCAGTAAAGTCTGCGACAAAACATGAGGTTATAAAACTATGAAAAAAACATGGATTGCGCTAGGTCTATGCGCATTTTTATCTGGCTGCCAATTAACCAGCGTCGAAGGGGAGTACAAAGACGTGGAAGTGAAACTGAAGAACAAGAGTTCCAGCCACGAGGAAAGCCAATCATTTTGTCCTCCGGGACAGGCAAAGAAAGGGCGATGCTAATTGGTTGGTGCACGATGAAAAACAATCAGCCAGCATGAGGCTGGCTGATTAGGAGGTTCGCTAATGACGGTTTACTGAGTCACCAGACGCAACCCGCTCGGGAGAGCATCACCAAACACGCGTTTAGACTCGCTTTCAGAAAGCTCTTTGATCTCTTCGACCAAGCTTACCCACGCTTCCGGTACTCGGCTTTGCTTCAGTTTGGTGAGCACTTGTTGGCGGAAATCTTCAGAGATATCAAAGAGACGATCACCCGTTTTACGACAAATCATCACCGCAGCAAAGGCGATCATCGGTTCTTTCTGCCAGTTCTGATCCAATAGTTTCGGTAACCATTGTTCCGCTTGCTCGCGTGGAATGACACGATGTTGGCTTGCGTAGAGCGGTGTACGAGAGGCCAATCGCCCAATCGCCCACCAGTGCGCTTGCTCAAATTGGTTTTGATTCAGAGCTTTGCTCAAAAACCAACTGGTTAGCAAAACTTTGTCTTCCACTTCCAGATGCTCTAGAGACGCGGCCAGTCGAACCATGGCTTCGTAGCCCATATCTTGCGCGGCTTTTGCCGTTTGTGGATTTTTCATCGCGCCTGGGTGTAAATACTTGGCAATGTCGGCAAGTAGCGTTTCTTGTTGCTCTTGGTTTAAGCCTCCAGCTATACGACGCCAGAATACCCACCAATCGGTCCAACCTTGATGATTTTGGAACTGGATACCTTGTTGGTAGAGCCCCCAAACTTGCTCAATACGCCAAGAATCGGTTGCATCGCCAAAGCCCGGGCGAAGAGAAAAACCTGCTAAACGTAGCCAGTTTTTTTCGTGTTGTTCAGAACGGCGGCGACGTTTTCGTCCTTGTGCAAAGGCATCAAACAAGTGGCGTAGGGTTGTGAAGTCCCATTCATCGCGCTTGCCAAGTTTGCGTTCAAGTTCTTTGGCTAACAGTTTGATCTCATTGCCATCGCCACTTTTTTTGTTGCCACTATAGAGGCGGGTAATCAGTTCTTTACACTCATTCAATCGTGGGTGAAGTGTGGCATTTTCTTGTTCTTCCGCTTTTTTGTTGCGAACTTCAAACTCCAGAGCCCAACGTTTATCTTCTTCTTCGACACTGACGCACTCCATTTTCAGGGTGCCGACTTCGGTCAATTGGCATGCAAGTTGAACTTCCACACGCTCTTTTTGATTGGCTTCTAATTCTGCGCCTTCCCCTTGCAATGTAACGATATACGGGGGAAGTGGGGTGAAGATATCAGGGTCGATATCCGCCATGACGCCGTTTTGAATCGCTACGTGGTGGGACAAAGCATCGTGCGTTGACGTGAGTAGGTTAAAGCGTACGGGTTCGCCAAGGGTGAGCGAGAAACGTCGTCCAGTGAGACGAATTTCTTGTCCTTCTTCGGTGCCTTTTGCAAGCAAACAGAGCGCTTTACCCATTTTGTTTTTTTCTTGCAGATGCAAAAAGTAAGACCGAGCAGAACCGCCACCGATTTTGAGTTGTGCCCCTCGACGGGCTTTGGCAAACGCGACAGCGCCTAATGCCACAGACCAATCTGGATGCGGGTTATCAAGGACGGTGACCGGTGCGCCGCGCCAGCGACCGAGCAACTCGGTCATCCGCGCAGTGACGAGGTCACTGTTAAACACGCCGCCGTTCAACAACAGACCTACCGGAATGGCGGGTTGATCACTTTCTGATTGTCCTAACGCAGCGTGAGAGACTTGTTGGTGCTGAGATAAAAACTCGGCCACGTGTTTGCTCACCGCGGGATCGGCGACATAAGGCAAACCAAATTCGACCACGGCGCTGCGGCGTTTACCCGGCGTTTGAGTAAAATCCGAAAGTGGGAAGAAGCCGTCGAGGGCGATTTGATGAACTTCTTGTTTATTCAACGAGATGCTTTTGGTGCCACCAAGCAGTTTGGAACCACTGCCCAACATGGTGATCTTCACTTCTTCCGGCGCTGTACTTGAGAGGAGTTGCTCTTTGGCTTTGCGTGTTTGCTGAATCAGTTTGGTGAGGCTGGCCGCATTGAGTTTTTTGCTTTGATTAAAGCGCTGCTCCGCTAAATGCGCGAGGGCCAAATCTAGGTTATCACCACCGAGCATGAGGTGTTCACCAACCCCGATGCGATCCAAGGCGAGGGCGTCTTGGTTAAATTTTGCTTCAATCAAGCTTAAGTCAGTGGTACCGCCGCCGACATCACACACCAAAATCAGCGGGATTTCTTTTAATAACTCTGCGGCACTGTGCTGGTGGCGAGCATACCAGTCGTAACAAACCGCTTGAGGCTCTTCGAGCAGAAGCACTTGGCTTAAGCCTGCCAGTTGAGCGGCTTCGAGGGTCAGCTTACGTGCAGTTTCATCAAACGAAGCCGGTACGGTGACCACCACCTCTTGATCTTCGAGCAGATTGCCCGGGTGGCGATGATTCCATGCTTGGCGAATGTGATTAAGGTAACTGGCACTGGCAATAACAGGGGAAACCTTCTCAACATCGCCAACCCCAGCCCACGGCAGTATGTCTGAATGGCGATCAACCGCTTGGTGAGACAGCCAGCTCTTAGCGCTTGAAACCTGACGCCCTTCTACCTTTGCGCCCAGTTCACGCGCCCATTCACCAATGATCACATTAGCAATGTCGCCAGCCACAGTTTGGTTTTCCCACGGTAAGGTGAGATCCGCCGGGGCGATTTGCCCGTTGGCAGGGTGGTAGCGGAAAGAGGGCAGTAGTGGCTTACGAACCACTTCACCGGGGCCAATAAGCTGGTCAATATCGAAAAGGGAGACGTTGGATTGTTGTAAGTTCTCGGTCAGTTCACAAAACGCAACCACCGTGTTGGTGGTGCCTAAGTCAATGCCGACAAGATAGCGAGGAGATGCCATGACAAACCCTTGATTGATTTAAAAACGGCACCCTTCGGATGCCGTTTGCTTTGTTCGATTATTCTGCCAGAGAGGCATCGTCACGCACGTCGAATTCCACGTGCCATTTTTGACCGTTATCCGCCGCAATCGCTTCTAAATACAGCGTGCCAAGTTCAGTCACGCGTGAGGCCAATGTCACCGGCACCACTTCGCCTTCACGGCGACCCTCTGAAACCGGTAACGTCACTTGAATCTCTGGTAATTCTTCAAGTTCATCTGGGCCCCAATGGTCCAAATGTGTTCCTGTAAGATCGTCACGACGAACCGTTGAGCCAAAGAATTGGAAATTCACTGGCTGGCCGATGATCAAACCAAACTGCTGACTTGGTACATCGACGCTGGTGCCTTCTTCCATGCCAAACGGCGCCACACACAGTGCTTCCATTGGCGGTGCCATACCTGGAATGGCAGGCATTGCGCTCTCGATACCGACGTAATAGCTTGAAGCAATACCACCGCGAATACGCACACCTTGGCCACGACGCACTGCGCCATAGTAAGCCGCGCCGCTCGCCACCGCGAGATCCAAATCGACGCCGGTGAGTCGTTTTGCCATCTCTGCATCAGCGTCAAGCAACCATTCGTTGATGGTTTCTTCTAAGCGTTCTGCTAAGAGAGCTGACTTCAGCACACCACCATTGAACAAAATCGCGGTAGGTTTGATGAAATCGACAGAAGCTTGTTGAGCGCCAGGCATACCCGGCATTCCGCCAACAAACGGGTTGTAATCTTGTGCAGGTACCGCTTCACCGTTGGCATTGGCTTGCTTCGACAAGAAAGCCGCAATGTGGCGAGTGATGCCTGCGTCTTGTGCATAAGGCAAGCCCATCTGGGTCAGTGCACCGCGGTTACGTTGTACTGGGTGTTCGGTGATAGCGACTTTAGGGAAAAAGCCATCGACGAGCATTTGCTGCACTTCTTGCTGCGTGAGTTCGGTTTTCAGCGTAGCGCCGAGCAATTTAGAACCGCGGCTTGGCACGACAATCGGTACCGATTGCAGTTCTGCATCATTGAGCAGCGCTTCTTTCGCGTCGCGGCAAGCGTGCGTCATGGCTTGTACTTGCCAAGGTTGCAGCTCTTTGCCTTCCTGAGCCAGCTTCATCTTCAAACTGTAGGCGAGGGCAAGATCCATGTTGTCACCGCCCAGCAGAATGTGTTCACCGACAGCGATGCGTTTGAGGGTCAGATTACCTTCTTCTTCGGTCACTTCCACCAAAGAAAGGTCAGTAGTACCACCGCCGATGTCCACCACCAGCACGATATCACCCACAGTGACTTCATCGCGCCATTTGTCATTGCTGTTGTCGATCCAGTTGTAAAGCGCGGCTTGAGGCTCTTCCAACAAGGTAAGATGGACAAAACCGACATTGCGCGCCGCTTCTGCCGTCAGATCGCGCGCCGCAGGATCAAACGATGCCGGCACTGTGATGGTCACGTCTTGCTCTGATAGCGGATGGTTTGGCTGTGCGTGATCCCACGCCTGCTTAAGATGCTCTAAATAAAGCTCGGTTGCGCGCAGTGGTGAGACTTTTTCAATCTCTTCTGGGCTGCCAGCTGGTAGAAACGCATCGCGGCGATTCACGCCACCATGGCAAAGCCAAGATTTCGCACTGGCTACCAAACGCAAAGGCGTTTTACCACCCAAATTACGTGCGATTGCGCCGACAAGGGCAGTTGGCTCAGTCGTCCATGGCAACACGCGTGACGCAGGGTTCATTTCATGCTCATGCGGCTGGTAAAGAAACGAACCAAGTTGGTTACGAGACTCAACGGTGCCAGGCGCCGTCAATTGTGGAATGGCCATCACTTGTACGCGAGCTTGCTCATCCTGGGTATCCATGAATGACATAACACAGTGCGTGGTACCTAAGTCGATACCAACGCTGAATTTTGCCACTTGCTCGGTTGCGGGTGTCATCATCGTTTCCATTACAGCTCAACCTCAGCGGGTGCGATGATCGAAGCGTCGTAGTTTTCCGCTAGTTTCGGTAGCGTCATTGCAGAAGCTTTCCAACCTTTGTGGATTAAGGTGCCGTTAAATGGCGCATTACCAGTTACGTTTCCGACTAAACGAATCGCTTGAGGGTTAAAGCCTTCTTCGACCACAATGCGGCTCTCTTCGTCTTCGTTACGGATCGCTTCAAGCGTTACGTACTCTTTTAGGACTTTTTGGCCACCGCTATGAATAACACGCGCTGCTGCGCCCACTTCTTCATCAGAGAATGAGGTGAGATCTTCTTGTAGGAAGTCAATCAAGCGAGCTTCTTGTTGCATGATAGAAAGCAGTTGCATCGCAGAATCGGTGGATGCGGTGGCAAGCTTAGATTCCACTTCAACCACTTTTTCAATCACTTTCTCAACTTCAACAACTTTCTCTACTTCGACGATTTTTTCGACCGGTTTTTCGACTTCAACGATTTTTTCTACAGGCTTCTCAACCACTTTCTCGATCACTTTGGATTTACGAGAAACCGCCACGAGTAGTAATAAAACGCTCGATGCCGCTAGACCTGCGTGAAGCATATCGAACGTTTGAGGAATAAGGTTTAAATCAATGTTCATGCTAATTTTTCTCTATTCGATTGATTTAAAGGTGCATAGATTGGCTCGCGATAGACGACATAGACGGGCGAATTTGCGATTTGCACCTAGTTTAGACGTAAAAATGGTGACGAATATTAGCATATTCAAGTTGGTAGGCTGTAATAAAAGCGCTTTTAGGGCAGAATTCTGAGTTTGTTTGCTGAAAAAAACGACATAACAGTTTGTCATTCTGTTAAATGGCTTGATGTTTGTGTGGTTATCGTGTTTATTGGCATTGGATTCGGTTTGTTGGATTTAAATGGATTTGTAAGTGGGTCAACCAGTTTCTCTTTTGTCTTATCGATGGTTTAGAAGGCACTCGGCGTCGATTTTTGCCTTTGTCGCAACGTTATTTGCAACCTGTGTATTTTTGCTCATTGCAAGTCATATCCAGCAGCGCTATACCCATACCATGTTTAATAATTTGGCTGAGCGACAAGCCGAAGCCCTCAAAGAGTTCGTTAAAAACGATTTGGATTATATCGGCTCTGGAGCCAATTTCTTCTATTCTGTCGCGCCTGAGGATTGGGACCGCTTTGAAGTGTTTGCCCGCCACACCGTTTCATCTTCACAAAGTTTGATTGGTTTGCAGTGGA
This window encodes:
- a CDS encoding Hsp70 family protein; the encoded protein is METMMTPATEQVAKFSVGIDLGTTHCVMSFMDTQDEQARVQVMAIPQLTAPGTVESRNQLGSFLYQPHEHEMNPASRVLPWTTEPTALVGAIARNLGGKTPLRLVASAKSWLCHGGVNRRDAFLPAGSPEEIEKVSPLRATELYLEHLKQAWDHAQPNHPLSEQDVTITVPASFDPAARDLTAEAARNVGFVHLTLLEEPQAALYNWIDNSNDKWRDEVTVGDIVLVVDIGGGTTDLSLVEVTEEEGNLTLKRIAVGEHILLGGDNMDLALAYSLKMKLAQEGKELQPWQVQAMTHACRDAKEALLNDAELQSVPIVVPSRGSKLLGATLKTELTQQEVQQMLVDGFFPKVAITEHPVQRNRGALTQMGLPYAQDAGITRHIAAFLSKQANANGEAVPAQDYNPFVGGMPGMPGAQQASVDFIKPTAILFNGGVLKSALLAERLEETINEWLLDADAEMAKRLTGVDLDLAVASGAAYYGAVRRGQGVRIRGGIASSYYVGIESAMPAIPGMAPPMEALCVAPFGMEEGTSVDVPSQQFGLIIGQPVNFQFFGSTVRRDDLTGTHLDHWGPDELEELPEIQVTLPVSEGRREGEVVPVTLASRVTELGTLYLEAIAADNGQKWHVEFDVRDDASLAE
- a CDS encoding ABC transporter substrate-binding protein codes for the protein MVGAVVWLSSQKPLYDSDSVITIAVSQTPLSAPFIIAKELGYLDSETLRVDILPCYGGVKCAQLMFNGEVQYATASESVVMFSSFERNDFAVLASFVESDNDLKLLTLKENDIEQISQLDGKKVGVIKASSSEYYLDALIKSSVTPDIFIEKHYLPPNEMSIALLDHQVDAISIWEPYGYQLQNEKSHQIHDLSIRGIYHLSFNLMALKSTLESAPQENKQVLVALDRALEWMHEHPIETQKIVARYLDIPIGQLSWTWDDYAFRLVLSNSLLSNLQIQARWALENGLVAGEMPDYRKLIDRTQLWRAIQH
- a CDS encoding DNA-3-methyladenine glycosylase I, whose product is MNLEKFDDIYQRAAERKGGEAKLEALLSKPLTQAQIAAIPDDRWLSAFSMKIFQSGISWKVVRNKWPNFEEVFFGFKVAPLLMLSDEQWDLKAADTRIIRHHAKVKSIQANAQMMHEVGLQYGSFGQMVANWPKEEITGLWAFLKKHGSRLGGNTGPYSLRQLGVDTFILSGDVEAYLRSYKIIEGGKETKRSLEAATLAFTHWQQQSGRSLTEISQVIAFSTGDNRVQSEIEE
- a CDS encoding diguanylate cyclase domain-containing protein, which gives rise to MGSLTQKLTLLFFSTLLVVGVVAHSLLNVYEEQNSIRQEMAVINLTQSNLEQLRNQLSLFLQYQDEESYDQLFVAQQKLSEHIQQTSGFHRTMSNLERMCKTFQDLLIHERSLGNANYAAKELLHSRYNMIVLSMDEELSFLQRNVLEKRLGQLTNVIVKSGISLVCFTLLVSVVTFLILKRFKKGCSVLQSGFNQLSHGDLESRISSKGIDEEFVVVADRFNSMKTSLRQITVTREQLELEVLRQTAELRAQKEQLVYLSERDPLTGLKNRRAFMTALEDAAIKANRSGLKMALLFIDLNKFKEINDTYGHDAGDEILCRVAERMVDCFRHSDILGRLGGDEFVVCLDLLTSYDGVISKAEQFAEQMSAPILFHGHHLQVTPSIGISCYPDQSSSILELVKLADEDMYQAKNANGDFVVSRFLAQAPDMALLKEFK
- a CDS encoding GNAT family N-acetyltransferase; amino-acid sequence: MEVESERLSIRWPEISDAWPLYQGYFSDVAASKFLGRAAHPNPEVTLRSIELWRSFRYDAQADTRVLSVVLKASLQPIGIMVLKREGTAIEIHFGLNRTYSGQGYATEMCRAMAKALQASGYHKVWSYAHIEHTASLRVLEKAGFQPARRLRSWMVFPNLSNDKQDCLEMIYQADAPAQ
- a CDS encoding DUF2760 domain-containing protein produces the protein MNIDLNLIPQTFDMLHAGLAASSVLLLLVAVSRKSKVIEKVVEKPVEKIVEVEKPVEKIVEVEKVVEVEKVIEKVVEVESKLATASTDSAMQLLSIMQQEARLIDFLQEDLTSFSDEEVGAAARVIHSGGQKVLKEYVTLEAIRNEDEESRIVVEEGFNPQAIRLVGNVTGNAPFNGTLIHKGWKASAMTLPKLAENYDASIIAPAEVEL
- a CDS encoding pilus assembly FimT family protein, with product MAKAKGFTLIELVVTLVIIGIIAVTAAARFLDIQTDARIAVLQGARTALETANTQVYTKAILQNQESVNAQLAPNIDLDGDGHPDLIGYFGLIKYVIPAQDLAGLDPKLTINKWYGVDNPAEPYFLIGFANKPVGPTHLCYVEVFYPASAGGDVTYQLQTAHC
- a CDS encoding Hsp70 family protein, with translation MASPRYLVGIDLGTTNTVVAFCELTENLQQSNVSLFDIDQLIGPGEVVRKPLLPSFRYHPANGQIAPADLTLPWENQTVAGDIANVIIGEWARELGAKVEGRQVSSAKSWLSHQAVDRHSDILPWAGVGDVEKVSPVIASASYLNHIRQAWNHRHPGNLLEDQEVVVTVPASFDETARKLTLEAAQLAGLSQVLLLEEPQAVCYDWYARHQHSAAELLKEIPLILVCDVGGGTTDLSLIEAKFNQDALALDRIGVGEHLMLGGDNLDLALAHLAEQRFNQSKKLNAASLTKLIQQTRKAKEQLLSSTAPEEVKITMLGSGSKLLGGTKSISLNKQEVHQIALDGFFPLSDFTQTPGKRRSAVVEFGLPYVADPAVSKHVAEFLSQHQQVSHAALGQSESDQPAIPVGLLLNGGVFNSDLVTARMTELLGRWRGAPVTVLDNPHPDWSVALGAVAFAKARRGAQLKIGGGSARSYFLHLQEKNKMGKALCLLAKGTEEGQEIRLTGRRFSLTLGEPVRFNLLTSTHDALSHHVAIQNGVMADIDPDIFTPLPPYIVTLQGEGAELEANQKERVEVQLACQLTEVGTLKMECVSVEEEDKRWALEFEVRNKKAEEQENATLHPRLNECKELITRLYSGNKKSGDGNEIKLLAKELERKLGKRDEWDFTTLRHLFDAFAQGRKRRRRSEQHEKNWLRLAGFSLRPGFGDATDSWRIEQVWGLYQQGIQFQNHQGWTDWWVFWRRIAGGLNQEQQETLLADIAKYLHPGAMKNPQTAKAAQDMGYEAMVRLAASLEHLEVEDKVLLTSWFLSKALNQNQFEQAHWWAIGRLASRTPLYASQHRVIPREQAEQWLPKLLDQNWQKEPMIAFAAVMICRKTGDRLFDISEDFRQQVLTKLKQSRVPEAWVSLVEEIKELSESESKRVFGDALPSGLRLVTQ